In the Allorhodopirellula heiligendammensis genome, GTTCTGCGGACATCGCTTGAGCATTTCTTTCGCGGCCAGCGACCGCCGCCGCTGCTACCAATCGGCTAGAATCGAACCTAACTCAAGCAGTTTGGCTCGACGTACGCGCTAAACCGTGAACAGTTACCGATCTCGCGGCATTCAAACTCACGATGAGGATTCTTCGGTTTCGCCGCAACTTCAAACTGGCCAACAAGAATCAACATCCCCGTCAACCGACACTCATGCCAAGGCGAAGCGAACAACTTCACCAGCTCGCCGCGCGATATATCACAAAATTCCCGAGCCACCTTCCGCTGGTCGGGAACCACGCAACCCAAGAACTGATCGCCCTCGCCGTACCCGCCAGGCACGGCCTGAAAGAACCCAGGCAAGAAAGCTGCCTTATCTTCGCGAGCCACTCCGCTAAGCGCCGAAAGAATCTTTCTAGCTGTCACGTAGTTGAGTCAGTCTGCTTCATTTCTTTCACCGATGAAATTGCAGATTCCCTTGCCTTCTCGCCGACAGAAAGAGTCAATTGAACCCTTCAAGCCGGATTGGCACCTGTCGATTCTTGTGGTCTCTCGTTTCGGATAGGGTGGATTCCAAAGTTGGCTCGCGCTCAATCGTGGCTTCGATCTCGGGTGGCAGGTCGTGCTGGTCGATCTTAACGCCGACGAGAATGGGCGTTTCACCTGGTTCGCTCAGAAATGAGTCTAATTCTTCGAGCGACTTGATATTGAGCCCACGACCACCGAACGCTTTTCCAAGCTTTGCATAATTCCACCTCGGCAAAACGTCAAAGAACGATGCTTCGGGAAGATTGTTGTGGAAAAATCGTTCGTCAGGCGGCAGGATTTGCATGTCAATCAAATACTGCTCGATACCGTACGTGCCGTTGTCCAAAACAAACACGATCGCACGAGAGCCCTGTCGGACCAGGGTGGAAAACGATTGCGGGATCATCTGGAACCCCCCGTCACCCACAACGGTAATCTGACGCGAAGCAGGTTCAGCAGTCGCCACGCCGAGTGTCGCGCCGCAGGTATAGCCGATCGACAACCAAGCGGTCTGGGCGACAAAACCGTTGGTTCGGCGGATCGGAACTTCGGCCGATGGGAATAGTGCCAAGCTTGTGTCCACCAACAGAGTTGAATTCTCATCGAGCGAATCAGCTAGCCGATCAAAAAAGTTCGAGTATGTCACCGGCGTCGATTCCGACGAGGCACGCTCCACAGCTGACGAAGCGAAGCTAATTCTCTGTTTGCGGTTTTCGACCAATGCTTCGAGACCTTCAAGAACAAACGTCTCCTGCTTGGGAGCCAACACTTCCAGCAGTCGTGGCATCAAGTTTGCGAGCCCCGCGTTGGGATAAAGCGCCGGGCCAACTCGTGTTGCGTCGTCCGACGCCAGCACGAGTCGATCGTGTGAGCTAATGACGATGTCTGCATAGAAATCGCTCATGATCGTTCCTAATGCAATCAGGCAATCAGAATTCTCAACGACATCGCGAACCGAACTTGGGGCAAATTTGCTGTCGTAGACACCGATGAACTGATCTGGATATTTCGTTTCGGGAATCAGGCCCTTGCCCATCAACGTCGTCGTGTAAGGAAAACCTGTCTGGCAAACCAACGCATCGAAGTACGGGACCAACCCACGCCGCTGTAGCAATTCGCCGCCCCAAAGTACCGGACACTTCGCCTGTCGAACTTTTTCGCCAATCGCGTCAGCAACTGCCTGCGAGGCTGCACCATGCAGCGGATTTGCTGGCCACGCGACATCCAGTTCGCCTTGCGGGTCGCGGCATTCCGCTGACCAAATCTCTTGAAGCACCTCGATATAGACCGGTCGGCTCTGGCGGATACATTCCACAAGCACGCGATCAATCTCGGTGGGCGCGCCAAACGGATCATCGACAACCGTCGCAGCCACCGTTACTTGGGCGAAGATCGTCGCGTCGGTGCGAATCGGATCGATCGCATGTGCAAATAGAATCCCTCGATTCCTGAGGTTCTCGAACTTCACGGGCGGCGGGCTACCGTTGACAAGCACGACCGGGCAAAACTCGACGTAGGCCCCCGATATCGCGTTGAACAGGCTGTGCGAGCCCACGCCATATGTTGCACTACAGACGCCAATGCCTCGATACCGCGCATAGGCGTCGGCGGCGTATCCTGCCTCCAACTCGTTCGTCGTGCCGACACACTCGATCCCCTCACGGTCGGCGGCCAGCAAAAATTCGGCGGTGTAATTTCCAGGGATGGAAAATAACGTATCCACACCAAGTTGTTTCAATCGTCGTGAAAGATACTCTGCGACCGTAATCATTGCTCACCTCCCAAATGAATTCCGAATTGCGATACCAGTAAATCGTCCGTCGTCTCCAAAGCACCCTCGACCCATCCCTGTTGTCGTGACCAAGCTTCACCACAAACGTGCAACGACAATTCAGGGATCGGTCGTTGCATCAGTTTCATTACCTTACGCGCGTCCGCACCGATTTTCCAGAAATGCCAACCACCTCCAAACGGCTCCTGTGTCCAATCTTGAAAAATCGCGACGTAGGGATCAATCGCTTTGGAATGCTTCGAGTCAATGTTGAGTCCGTGCATCTCTCGCAGCTGGTTTTGCATCTCGGCGACCAATCGGCGCGATGCAGACTGGTTTTGAACGAAGTCAGGAATACCGACGCCCGGTGGGCAAATTGCCGGATTGGGCTGGTAGCGTTCGGGGTCGCGAGCCAATCCCGCCCAGAATTCGACTGATCCGCCATCGTTGTAACTCGCCATCAGCATCGAGTTCTTTTGTCCGATCGGCAAATTGGAATCGCCAGTCTGCCAGTAGTAACATTGACGAATCGGCAAGTCTGTTGCCGATCGGCCGGCAACAACGCCACGTGTTTCGGCCCACCAAGGCGTCGCGTACGCTGCAAACAGCTTGAACGCGGCTTGCGGAAGCACGGTCTGCAACGCCGATTCAAATTCGACCGATCGAAACACAACGCTTTCGGGATGCAGTAACTCGATTGACCGACGTGGCATCGCCAAGATCACTCGCTCAGCTTCAACCACCACGGCGTTACTGTCCAACGGTGTGACTCTCGCTCGATTGTCACCGGACGTATCAAACAACAGGCGAAACCTCCCCGCCGCACTGTCGTAGTCGATTCGATGCAAACGGTGTTGCAAGTGAAGTCGCCCGCCCAACGACTCGAAACCTTTGGCCAGTGTGCGCGGCAAGCTATCGAACCCGTCAAGTAATTTCATGTATCGCAGTCCGGGAGCAAAGTCGGCGATTAGAAACGGAATGGCTTCCGCCGCACTCCAGTTGTTGACGACTGTATCGTAGCCACCAGCGTCTTGGATCAAGCGATAGGCTTCGTCGCTATACTCATCGAGCAACAGATTCCAAAACCCAACATCTCGAAGGCTCTCAGCCTGATGTTGATACTTCAATGCGACCGCATGCAGCAAATCGCTGGGTGAGCGTGCTTTCTCATGTCGATCGAGCTGATACGGCGGATGAAATGCAGGAACCTTCCAGTCGGCCTCGGTGAAGTGGTTTCCACGCAAGTAATACAGATTCCGTCCTTCGGGATCACCAATCAACAACTCTTCGTGTGGCAGCCCAAATTGCTCGACAAGCTTGACGACCCGTCGATGCGAAGAAAGAAATCGCATCCCGCCCAGTTCAGCCTTCGCCTTGATGCCTGGAACATCAAACGACATCAATCGCCCACCCACACGGGGCGAATACTCGAACAGTCCCAGCCCCTCACATCCAGCACCGGCCAACCTCCACCCCGCGTAAGACCCAGCCACACCACCACCCACAATGGCCGTCTGTAGTTCAATGGTTCGCATTTCGTTTTCCTTTTAGCAAGTGGGGAAATTAGGCTTGAAATTCTTCACCGCTCATTGATTTGCGTAGCCAAATCACGATTTTAAACCTAGGAAAGGTTATCCTGTCGTGACTCTCTGTATTTCAGGCAGGTCGGCCCACGTCGACTTCGCAAGATATTTTGCGATTGTCTTGATAGGGATGCCTCGGTTGTTGGCATAGAACCGGCCGTCTTGCTCGCCTCGGTTGTGGTGGAGGCCGATGAGGCGGAATTGGCGGTCGAAGACGGGGGAGCCAGAGGAGCCTTCTAAAGTGCTGGTTTTGTAGATCAATCGTGTTTGGTTCTTGTTGACTTTCTCGAAGCCCGGGGCAGCCATCGAGAATTTCAACTCCTGTAGCGGTGCGTATGGGCCGGGATGGCCAGCGATCAGGATGGGCTCGCCGACGCGGGGCAGACGAACGTTGTCGCGAAGCTGGAAAAAGCCACGGGTTTCGCCAGGGCCTTCGGTCAGCTTCAACAATGCGAAATCTAGCTCGTCGGGCTCTGGAACACCGAAGTTGTCTCGCAAGTCCGTCTCGCTGACTTTGGAGAATGGGATATCCCAATCAGAGTCGATGTTGATGGCAGTCGCGGTTTCAATGTCGATGGTTGGATCAAAACAGACGGAAAGATACTTGCGTTCGTGGGTTGAGATGAAGTCTTTGACGACATGGAAGCAGGTCAGGACAAGATCGGGACCAACTAAAAATCCTGTTCCGTAGTCATCGCCGTCACTCCGCACGCGACAGACACGCGATTCTGCATGCTCGCACCATTTCCGCAAATCTCCGAGGTTTAAAAACGGATTCAGGCTTGTGGCCTTTTCCAGAAATGCGGTGCGTCCAAGATTGAGTGACGGTTCTTCGGCACTGGCGGTCAACGAGAGTGCCTTTTGCTCGTAAGCATCACTGACCTGAACATACTTGTCCTGAATCTTTGCGGCGACCGCAAGAATGTAGGCTTGCTTGTTCGGGAACTCTTTTGCCAAGTCAACAAGCACTTCGCCCAGCAGGGCATGGTTGTGTGCTTTCTCACGTAACGATCGAATCGCCGATCGTTTGTTGCGCGTCTCAATTTCTCGGGAAATCGGTCGAGTGCACGACTCCAACACAAAATCCATCACCGCATCAGCCGAATCGAAGCAAGACTCGAAAAGCTCGGTGACAATTTGCACTTCTTCCGTGGTTAGTTCGTGATCGACCGGTTCATCCATGCCGGGAGTGGGTGCAACAGGCGGATTCACAACCGGCGGAATTGCGAGAGGAGTTTCCATTCGTTTCGCTGCGTCTGGCTCGAAATAGTATGCTGCACAATAGTCGTCGGCTCGGAAAGACTCCGCGTCAACGCTGCGATCGCATCGGCTACACGTGTACGCCCCATACTCGACGATCATTTTTTGAATATCGGCTGGTTTTTCGACAGCACCACATCCCTCGCATTCAATCACCTCGACCGCGGTGAAGGCTGGATCGTCGGCAAACAGCTCTAGGGCGGCATCAATCTGATTGACGTCTACACCACTGGATCTGGCCAGCAGATGGCCGCGGATCAGTGACCGTTGCGTACACTCATCCATCACGGCGTCGATACACTTGGCCGCGTCGGCGAGTTCGGCGTGGCTATCTGCAATGCTTGCGGATATCTGAAAGTACACTTCGGACAATCTTCTCGTTTGATGGTGCGGTAAAGTTCACGCGGTCTTTGGAGCCAACCAGGACGACTCGCAGATCTTCCGAGAGCGGGTTTCCGGTTCTGGGAAGCCAAAAGAAATTGCCCACGTTTCCGACCGCCGTGCTGGTGATCGAATTGTAGACCTCGTCGGTCAGCTTTTCGCCAAAGACGGACACATCGTTGGCATAGCTGCTGGACGAAACCGAGCGTCCCGCCGTGGTCAGCACTTCGTAGTCGTGCGCTCGCGTGATGCCGGAACCCTTCTTTTCGAGTTCCAGCAGTTTCAAGATCGACGGATGGAGGTCAATGATCGCAAACGTCGCAAGATCCAGCCAATCATTCACGAGCGTAGCAAATTCCTGCTTCACGTTTTCGTAGCGAACGCCACCTGCAAGCTGTGAAATCCGCAACATGGCGGTATTGGTGGTGAGATCCCATTCAAAGGCCACGAAATTGCGTACCACGCGATGCACAAACGCCCTTAGTTCCACCGGCTCTCCGGCAAGCGTTTCAGAGGACTCATCGAACTCCGGCTCACGCTCAAACCACTCTCGCCTGCGAACCATGTCGATCGCGAATCGCTTGCTCGTCACATCAACCGAAGTGGGCGTCAATTCGTCGGGCAATCCAACAAACGCCGGAGCACCCACGAGTTCATGGATCGCGGCAGCATTGGATTTCAGATGATCCATCACCCACACCTTTTTCTTCCACGTCTTCGTCAGCGATCCTTTCGGCCCTTTGAACAGATAGACATGCTGCTTGCCCCAGGGCACGACCGAGTCCAAGTAGGCGATAATCGCCTCGTAGCCAAACTCGCCATCCTCCAGAGCATCGGCCACCCGCTCGCGCACTTGGCCTTTGTTACTCAGCGAAACCGGCATCCCATTGGCCGCCATGAACCCCGCCCGCTGGTTCGTCGTCAGCGCTACCAACTCCAAGACAAGCTGCAGCTTCTCTTTTTTCGTGAGCTTCGTCATTGCAATCGCTTGGATCAATTCAGGTCTCGGTAAGCATTTTCAAAAGGTTCGGGATGCCATGCCCTTGATGGCGTTTGTCTCGGCCCAGATCGTTGCAGTTGTCCAGCAGGATCCGTTTGACTTCATCGGGCCGTCCGATGAACTCACGACGGACAGACAGAAAAGCGGCCAGCATTCCGGACACGTGCGGGCAGGCCGTGCTGGTGCCACTCAATTCGCGATACAGACTTCCGTTGAAATCACTGCTGCACGAGCGTACCCGTTCTCCAGGTGCGACCACATCGGGTTTAATGCGTCCATCTGTCGTTGGGCCGCGAGAAGAAAAATGCGAGATGCCGTGCAGGTACGGATTGTCCGT is a window encoding:
- a CDS encoding flavin monoamine oxidase family protein, which encodes MRTIELQTAIVGGGVAGSYAGWRLAGAGCEGLGLFEYSPRVGGRLMSFDVPGIKAKAELGGMRFLSSHRRVVKLVEQFGLPHEELLIGDPEGRNLYYLRGNHFTEADWKVPAFHPPYQLDRHEKARSPSDLLHAVALKYQHQAESLRDVGFWNLLLDEYSDEAYRLIQDAGGYDTVVNNWSAAEAIPFLIADFAPGLRYMKLLDGFDSLPRTLAKGFESLGGRLHLQHRLHRIDYDSAAGRFRLLFDTSGDNRARVTPLDSNAVVVEAERVILAMPRRSIELLHPESVVFRSVEFESALQTVLPQAAFKLFAAYATPWWAETRGVVAGRSATDLPIRQCYYWQTGDSNLPIGQKNSMLMASYNDGGSVEFWAGLARDPERYQPNPAICPPGVGIPDFVQNQSASRRLVAEMQNQLREMHGLNIDSKHSKAIDPYVAIFQDWTQEPFGGGWHFWKIGADARKVMKLMQRPIPELSLHVCGEAWSRQQGWVEGALETTDDLLVSQFGIHLGGEQ
- a CDS encoding trypsin-like serine peptidase, with the translated sequence MYFQISASIADSHAELADAAKCIDAVMDECTQRSLIRGHLLARSSGVDVNQIDAALELFADDPAFTAVEVIECEGCGAVEKPADIQKMIVEYGAYTCSRCDRSVDAESFRADDYCAAYYFEPDAAKRMETPLAIPPVVNPPVAPTPGMDEPVDHELTTEEVQIVTELFESCFDSADAVMDFVLESCTRPISREIETRNKRSAIRSLREKAHNHALLGEVLVDLAKEFPNKQAYILAVAAKIQDKYVQVSDAYEQKALSLTASAEEPSLNLGRTAFLEKATSLNPFLNLGDLRKWCEHAESRVCRVRSDGDDYGTGFLVGPDLVLTCFHVVKDFISTHERKYLSVCFDPTIDIETATAINIDSDWDIPFSKVSETDLRDNFGVPEPDELDFALLKLTEGPGETRGFFQLRDNVRLPRVGEPILIAGHPGPYAPLQELKFSMAAPGFEKVNKNQTRLIYKTSTLEGSSGSPVFDRQFRLIGLHHNRGEQDGRFYANNRGIPIKTIAKYLAKSTWADLPEIQRVTTG
- a CDS encoding DNA alkylation repair protein, with the protein product MTARKILSALSGVAREDKAAFLPGFFQAVPGGYGEGDQFLGCVVPDQRKVAREFCDISRGELVKLFASPWHECRLTGMLILVGQFEVAAKPKNPHREFECREIGNCSRFSAYVEPNCLS
- a CDS encoding thiamine pyrophosphate-binding protein; amino-acid sequence: MITVAEYLSRRLKQLGVDTLFSIPGNYTAEFLLAADREGIECVGTTNELEAGYAADAYARYRGIGVCSATYGVGSHSLFNAISGAYVEFCPVVLVNGSPPPVKFENLRNRGILFAHAIDPIRTDATIFAQVTVAATVVDDPFGAPTEIDRVLVECIRQSRPVYIEVLQEIWSAECRDPQGELDVAWPANPLHGAASQAVADAIGEKVRQAKCPVLWGGELLQRRGLVPYFDALVCQTGFPYTTTLMGKGLIPETKYPDQFIGVYDSKFAPSSVRDVVENSDCLIALGTIMSDFYADIVISSHDRLVLASDDATRVGPALYPNAGLANLMPRLLEVLAPKQETFVLEGLEALVENRKQRISFASSAVERASSESTPVTYSNFFDRLADSLDENSTLLVDTSLALFPSAEVPIRRTNGFVAQTAWLSIGYTCGATLGVATAEPASRQITVVGDGGFQMIPQSFSTLVRQGSRAIVFVLDNGTYGIEQYLIDMQILPPDERFFHNNLPEASFFDVLPRWNYAKLGKAFGGRGLNIKSLEELDSFLSEPGETPILVGVKIDQHDLPPEIEATIEREPTLESTLSETRDHKNRQVPIRLEGFN